The Acidobacteriota bacterium genome contains the following window.
AGGGAGGTACACCTTCGCCCCGCGGAAGGTGGCCCACTCCTCCGTGGGCGTCTGAAGGGCGCCCTCCACGGCGGAAAGCTCGGTGTAGGCCGTCTGGCGGTTCTGCGGGTCGGCCATGGTCCCCACCTGCTCTTTCCACAGGCGCGCCAAGGGCTTGGCGGGATAGGCCAGGGCCGCCAGCGCCGCCGGGGAGACGCGGGAAGCGACGGCCGCCGCGATCCAACCGCCCAATCCCTGGCTCAAGAGGCCCACCCGTCCGGGTGCCGCCTCAGGGCGGGCCTTCAACCATTCGTAGAGGGCCTGAGCGTCCGCGGCGCGCTCGCCCGGAAGGGTCCGATGGACATCCCCTCCCGACTCGCCCACCCCCCTCGCGTCGTACCGGAGGGAGGCGACGCCGTTCCCGGCCAGGGCCGCCGCCAGCTGCTTCCACGTCCCCGACAGGACATACGGGTTGGAGGGGTCGTTCCCGTCTCGGTCGAGGGGGGCGAGGTCCTGGACCATGAGGACGGCGGGAAAGGGGCCCTCTCCCTGGGGCAGCGTCAGGGTGGCGCCGATGGTGATGGAACCCGAGGGAATCCGCACCCGCTCCTCCCGGAAGGCGCCGCCGGCCTCCACGACCTGGCGGACCATGCGCGGCGCTTCCCTCTCGAAGGGAACGGGCTCGTACTCGTCCCGGGAGGCCACCAGCCCCTCGTGGGGGTTGACCACGAGCACCACCTCCCCCTTCTGGTCCAGCCAGAAGGAGGCGAGAACCCCGTCCTCGATCAGGACGTCGAAGTGCTTCAGGAGCAGGGTGCGGCCCCGGAAGGGCGCCTGGTCCACCCCCATGGCCTCGAGGGTGCCCGACCTCAGGCTCATGGCCTGCGGGAGGACGAGAGTGAGGGGATGGGAAGGCCCGCTCATGGCCAGAGCCGTCTTCGCCAGGTGGATGTACGGACAGAAGGTATAGGCGTCGATGATGGTGATCTCGTCGGGCAGGGCCTCGTCCTTCACCCGGCCGTCGGAGAATCGCGTCTGCTCGAAGTGGAGGGTCTTTCCGATCGGGAAGATCTTCCCCGAGTTGACGCCGAGGTCGATCCGGTTGGCCATCTCGTCTTCCTGGAGCTGGGCCTGGCGGTTGAAGAGGTCATAGGTGCGCCAGTCCTGGTCGAGAAACTCGGTGGCCGAGTCCTGGGCCTCCACCATGTCGGTTTTGCTGTAATCGTTGAAGGTGACTCGGTAGGAATACTGCAGGAACTTCCCCGTGGCGGGGTCCGTCGCCAGGGCCGGGTACAAGTAAAGCTCGATGTATTTCCTCTTGGCCTTTTCCATGGGGATCTTGAAACGGACTTCGGAGGAAAGCAGAAGCTCGCCCTTCTTGGTCTCGATTTTGAACTTCTCGAAGCCCTTGTTAACGCCGTTGAGAAAGAGGTCGAACTTCCCCTTGACCTGGGGACCCGCCAGGGCGGGCAGGGAGAAGAGAAGCGCGGCGGCCAGGATGATTCGGCGCATGAAGTCACCTCCAAGGACGGGAAGTATACCGCAAAGACGGGGCCATGAGCCGGAGAGGATC
Protein-coding sequences here:
- a CDS encoding CocE/NonD family hydrolase, which produces MRRIILAAALLFSLPALAGPQVKGKFDLFLNGVNKGFEKFKIETKKGELLLSSEVRFKIPMEKAKRKYIELYLYPALATDPATGKFLQYSYRVTFNDYSKTDMVEAQDSATEFLDQDWRTYDLFNRQAQLQEDEMANRIDLGVNSGKIFPIGKTLHFEQTRFSDGRVKDEALPDEITIIDAYTFCPYIHLAKTALAMSGPSHPLTLVLPQAMSLRSGTLEAMGVDQAPFRGRTLLLKHFDVLIEDGVLASFWLDQKGEVVLVVNPHEGLVASRDEYEPVPFEREAPRMVRQVVEAGGAFREERVRIPSGSITIGATLTLPQGEGPFPAVLMVQDLAPLDRDGNDPSNPYVLSGTWKQLAAALAGNGVASLRYDARGVGESGGDVHRTLPGERAADAQALYEWLKARPEAAPGRVGLLSQGLGGWIAAAVASRVSPAALAALAYPAKPLARLWKEQVGTMADPQNRQTAYTELSAVEGALQTPTEEWATFRGAKVYLPAVRELWAVDPLALAGALRIPCLFAYPERGLVIQAFHADVLAPALHEGQEVRSLPGVGHYLTAQETEGGGSGVVDGKVSGEVAEWLKKAMAQVPAP